In a genomic window of Candidatus Thiothrix sulfatifontis:
- a CDS encoding tetratricopeptide repeat protein: MTLNPRYFVGIPVALAGLLSACSPNPMVLQDRVSAVRPVTVPPSVSTPAPAAKPELNSSSEVVIPKKPVASAAPKPKPIVPVAPTEVISAAPSVPEPVAVLTPKAYPSSPAVKALVKMADAEAAGGNLDKAADTLERALRIESDNPDIWLKLAKINERQGNREQAANMLSKAKTYQEQLN; this comes from the coding sequence ATGACCCTGAATCCCCGTTATTTTGTCGGCATCCCTGTTGCCTTAGCAGGCTTATTGTCGGCCTGTTCCCCGAACCCCATGGTCTTGCAAGACCGGGTATCTGCGGTGCGCCCGGTGACAGTGCCGCCGAGTGTGTCAACACCCGCGCCCGCCGCAAAACCTGAACTTAACAGCAGCAGCGAAGTGGTCATTCCTAAAAAACCTGTGGCGTCCGCTGCACCCAAGCCCAAACCGATTGTGCCAGTCGCGCCAACCGAGGTGATTAGTGCTGCACCGTCTGTCCCCGAACCTGTCGCAGTGCTAACGCCTAAAGCTTACCCAAGCTCTCCGGCGGTCAAAGCCTTAGTGAAAATGGCGGATGCCGAAGCAGCGGGTGGCAATCTCGACAAAGCCGCCGATACCCTAGAACGCGCCTTGCGCATTGAGTCTGACAACCCCGATATATGGTTGAAGCTGGCAAAAATTAATGAGCGTCAAGGCAACCGTGAACAAGCCGCCAATATGCTCAGCAAAGCCAAGACTTATCAGGAGCAGCTCAATTAG